Proteins encoded in a region of the Vicia villosa cultivar HV-30 ecotype Madison, WI linkage group LG5, Vvil1.0, whole genome shotgun sequence genome:
- the LOC131607120 gene encoding lignin-forming anionic peroxidase-like — protein sequence MANTMITATSFAVTLVLLATMSICDAQLSSTFYDSTCPDALTTIRTAIRTAVSKERRMAASLIRLHFHDCFVQGCDASILLDDSTTIQTEKTALPNLNSVRGFQVIDNAKSQVEKVCPGVVSCADIVAVAARDASFAVGGPSWTVKLGRRDSTTASKSFANTDLPLFTDDLQTLISKFTNKGLTAKEMVTLSGAHTIGQAQCFTFRGRIYNNASDIDAGFASTRQRGCPSISSTSNNQKLAALDLVTPNSFDNNYFKNLIQKKGLLQSDQVLFSGGSTDSIVSQYSQNPTAFKSDFAAAMIKMGDIQPLTGSAGIIRSICSAPN from the exons ATGGCTAATACAATGATCACTGCTACTAGTTTTGCTGTTACATTGGTGCTGCTAGCCACAATGTCAATATGTGATGCACAGTTGTCTTCTACTTTTTACGACAGTACATGTCCCGATGCACTAACCACCATTAGAACTGCCATTCGTACTGCTGTCTCTAAAGAGCGTCGCATGGCTGCATCTCTCATTCGCCTTCATTTTCATGACTGCTTTGTGCAGGGCTGTGATGCATCAATTTTGCTCGATGACAGTACCACAATCCAGACCGAAAAGACTGCACTTCCTAATCTTAACTCAGTAAGAGGATTTCAAGTCATCGATAATGCAAAATCACAGGTAGAGAAAGTATGTCCCGGAGTCGTGTCTTGTGCAGACATAGTTGCTGTAGCAGCACGTGATGCATCATTCGCT GTTGGTGGTCCATCATGGACAGTGAAACTTGGAAGAAGAGACTCTACTACAGCAAGTAAAAGTTTCGCCAATACTGACCTTCCTTTGTTTACAGACGATCTTCAAACTCTTATATCTAAATTTACAAATAAAGGTCTTACCGCCAAAGAGATGGTTACACTATCTG GTGCGCACACAATCGGACAAGCTCAATGCTTTACTTTTCGTGGTAGGATATACAACAATGCTAGTGACATAGATGCTGGATTCGCTAGCACTCGCCAACGTGGTTGTCCATCTATCAGTTCCACTTCAAACAATCAAAAGTTAGCAGCACTGGACTTGGTTACACCAAATTCTTTTGACAACAACTACttcaaaaatttaattcaaaagaaAGGTCTTCTACAATCTGACCAAGTTCTTTTCAGTGGAGGATCTACAGATTCTATCGTTTCTCAATACAGTCAAAATCCTACAGCTTTCAAGTCTGATTTTGCAGCTGCTATGATAAAGATGGGAGATATTCAACCATTAACCGGATCCGCCGGAATCATAAGAAGTATTTGCAGTGCTCCCAACTAA
- the LOC131602210 gene encoding endoglucanase 5-like, protein MKNLSISLCMVMTVVLVGLGGSVASGFNYGDALDKSLLFFEAQRSGKLPTEEQRIKWRADSGLKDGIQQGVELVGGYYDAGDHVKFGLPMAYSVTMLAWGAIEFSKEMTDLNQIGHTLRAIKWGTDYFIKAHTQPNVLWGQVGDGVSDHYCWERAEDMTTSRTAYKIDEQHPGSDLAGETAAALAAAAIAFRTYNSSYSNLLLVHAKQLFTFADRYRGLYDESISCAHQFYASSGYSDELLWAAAWLHRATGDDYYLKYVVDNAVYMGGTGLAVKEFSWDNKYAGVQILLSKVLLEGKAGSYASTLKQYQAKADYFSCACLQKNDGYNVPKTPGGLLYLHEWNNMQYASSAAFLLAVYSNYLSAAKAQLNCPEGQIPPQELLNFVKSQADYILGKNPEDMSYLVGYGPKYPIHVHHRGASIASVFSLHSEVGCAQGFDAWYNRIQPNPNVIYGGLVGGPDRNDDYSDDRSNYEQTEPTISGSAPLVGIFAKLQSSYGNIGSYHNESPLPQKKNPSTTQLSKELKPKTPQGAPVEFLHSLSSSWTVGTTTYYRHKVIIKNTSVKPVSDLKLVIENLSGSVWGLSPTGEKNTYELPQWLKVLNPGSECIFVYVQGGPQAKISIQSFH, encoded by the exons ATGAAGAACTTAAGCATCTCTTTGTGCATGGTTATGACAGTAGTACTTGTTGGATTAGGTGGAAGTGTAGCTTCTGGCTTTAACTATGGTGATGCTCTTGACAAGAGTTTGTTGTTCTTTGAAGCACAAAGATCCGGTAAGTTACCAACGGAAGAGCAGCGAATCAAATGGCGCGCTGATTCTGGTCTCAAGGATGGGATTCAGCAAGGA GTAGAGTTGGTAGGAGGGTACTATGATGCAGGTGATCATGTGAAGTTTGGGCTGCCAATGGCTTACAGTGTGACAATGCTTGCATGGGGAGCTATTGAGTTTAGCAAGGAAATGACAGACTTAAACCAAATCGGACATACTCTACGGGCCATTAAATGGGGAACTGATTATTTCATTAAAGCGCATACTCAACCTAATGTTCTTTGGGGACAG GTGGGTGATGGAGTTTCTGATCACTACTGCTGGGAACGTGCGGAAGACATGACGACTTCAAGAACGGCCTATAAAATTGATGAACAGCATCCTGGTTCTGATCTTGCTGGTGAAACTGCAGCTGCATTGGCGGCTGCGGCGATAGCTTTCAGGACATACAACTCTTCTTACTCTAATCTATTGTTAGTCCATGCGAAACAG CTCTTCACGTTCGCAGATAGATACAGGGGGCTTTATGATGAGTCCATATCCTGTGCTCACCAGTTCTATGCTTCTTCTGGCTATTCA GATGAATTGTTATGGGCTGCTGCATGGCTGCACCGAGCAACCGGTGATGACTACTACCTAAAGTATGTTGTGGACAATGCGGTGTATATGGGTGGAACTGGATTGGCGGTGAAAGAATTCTCTTGGGACAACAAATATGCCGGTGTCCAGATCCTCCTATCAAAG GTATTACTAGAAGGAAAAGCTGGCTCATATGCATCTACACTAAAGCAATATCAGGCCAAAGCAGATTATTTTTCCTGCGCCTGTTTGCAAAAGAATGATGGTTACAATGTCCCAAAAACTCCAG GTGGCTTATTGTACCTGCATGAATGGAACAACATGCAGTATGCTTCCTCTGCCGCATTTCTTTTAGCTGTTTACTCTAATTATCTGTCAGCTGCAAAAGCACAGCTCAACTGTCCTGAGGGTCAAATTCCACCTCAGGAACTTCTCAATTTTGTCAAGTCACAG GCTGATTATATCCTTGGTAAAAACCCGGAGGATATGAGCTACTTGGTTGGATATGGACCAAAATATCCTATTCATGTTCACCACAGAGGCGCTTCCATTGCTTCCGTCTTTTCTCTTCACTCTGAGGTTGGTTGCGCACAAGGATTCGACGCGTGGTATAACCGTATTCAGCCAAATCCTAACGTCATCTATGGAGGCCTTGTAGGAGGTCCAGATAGAAATGATGACTACTCTGATGACAGATCCAATTATGAACAAACTGAGCCTACAATTTCAGGTTCTGCTCCTCTTGTAGGGATTTTCGCTAAACTGCAAAGTTCATATGGTAATATTG GTTCCTACCATAATGAATCACCATTGCCCCAGAAAAAAAATCCAA GTACAACACAACTTTCCAAGGAACTAAAACCTAAAACACCACAAG GTGCACCAGTTGAATTTCTGCACTCACTTTCCAGCTCGTGGACTGTTGGTACTACAACTTATTACAGACACAAGGTGATAATCAAGAACACTTCTGTAAAGCCGGTCTCCGATCTTAAGTTGGTGATTGAGAATCTCTCAGGCTCTGTGTGGGGTCTGTCTCCAACTGGAGAGAAGAACACCTATGAACTTCCCCAGTGGCTCAAGGTCTTGAATCCCGGATCTGAATGTATATTTGTTTATGTTCAAGGTGGACCCCAAGCAAAAATCTCGATTCAAAGCTTCCACTAA